A region of Streptomyces halobius DNA encodes the following proteins:
- a CDS encoding thiamine pyrophosphate-binding protein: protein MPDDSSEKNQGLISGGHLVAKALKAEGVEVIYTLCGGHIIDIYDGCVDEGIEVVDVRHEQVAAHAADGYARITGKPGCAVVTAGPGTTDAVTGVANAFRAESPMLLIGGQGAHTQHKMGSLQDLPHVDMMTPITKFASTVPDTARAADMVSMAFRECYHGAPGPSFLEIPRDVLDAKVPVEQARVPQSGHYRASTRTAGDPEAIEKLADLLVHAEKPAILLGSQVWTTRGTEAATQLVRTLNVPAYMNGAGRGTLPPGDPHHFQLSRRYAFSNADVIVIVGTPFDFRMGYGKRLSPDATVVQIDLDYRTVGRNRDIDLGIVGDAGLILKSVTEAASGHVSNGLSNGGASKRKEWLDELRAVEQTAIEKRLPNLRSDASPIHPYRLVTEINDFLTEDSIYIGDGGDIVTFSGQVVQPKAPGHWMDPGPLGTLGVGIPFVLAAKQARPDKEVVALFGDGAFSLTGWDFETLVRYNLPFVGIVGNNSSMNQIRYGQKAKYGDERERVGNTLGDVHYDKFAQMLGGYGEEVRDPADIGPALQRARESGKPSLINVWVDPDAYAPGTMNQTMYK from the coding sequence ATGCCCGACGACAGCAGCGAAAAGAACCAAGGCCTCATCTCCGGTGGGCATCTGGTCGCCAAGGCCCTCAAGGCCGAGGGGGTAGAGGTCATCTACACCCTGTGCGGCGGCCACATCATCGATATCTACGACGGCTGCGTCGACGAAGGCATCGAAGTCGTCGACGTACGCCACGAACAGGTCGCCGCCCACGCCGCCGACGGTTACGCCCGCATCACCGGCAAGCCCGGATGTGCCGTCGTCACCGCGGGCCCGGGCACCACCGATGCCGTCACCGGCGTCGCCAACGCCTTCCGCGCCGAATCACCCATGCTGCTCATCGGCGGCCAAGGCGCCCACACCCAGCACAAGATGGGCTCACTCCAGGACCTGCCGCACGTCGACATGATGACGCCCATCACCAAGTTCGCCTCGACCGTGCCGGACACGGCGCGCGCCGCGGACATGGTCTCCATGGCGTTCCGCGAGTGCTACCACGGCGCTCCCGGGCCCTCCTTCCTGGAGATTCCGCGCGATGTCCTCGACGCCAAGGTGCCGGTGGAGCAGGCACGCGTACCGCAGTCCGGGCACTACCGTGCCTCCACCCGCACCGCCGGTGACCCCGAGGCCATCGAGAAGCTCGCCGACCTCCTTGTGCACGCCGAGAAGCCGGCCATCCTGCTCGGCAGCCAGGTATGGACAACACGCGGCACCGAGGCGGCCACCCAGCTGGTCCGCACCCTGAATGTGCCCGCCTATATGAACGGGGCCGGACGCGGCACCCTGCCGCCCGGCGACCCGCATCACTTCCAACTGTCCCGGCGGTACGCCTTCTCCAACGCTGATGTGATCGTGATCGTCGGTACTCCTTTCGACTTCCGGATGGGATACGGCAAGCGCCTCTCGCCGGACGCGACCGTGGTGCAGATCGACCTGGACTACCGGACCGTGGGCAGGAACCGGGACATCGACCTGGGAATCGTGGGCGATGCCGGACTGATCCTGAAGTCCGTGACCGAAGCCGCATCGGGACACGTTTCTAATGGACTCAGTAACGGAGGTGCCTCCAAGCGCAAGGAATGGCTGGACGAGCTGCGCGCCGTCGAACAGACCGCCATCGAGAAGCGACTGCCCAACCTGCGTTCGGACGCCTCCCCCATTCATCCGTACCGCCTGGTCACCGAGATCAACGACTTCCTCACCGAGGACTCGATCTATATCGGCGACGGCGGCGACATCGTCACCTTCTCCGGTCAGGTCGTACAGCCCAAGGCACCCGGCCACTGGATGGACCCCGGCCCCCTCGGCACCCTCGGCGTCGGCATCCCCTTCGTCCTGGCCGCCAAGCAGGCACGGCCGGACAAGGAGGTCGTGGCGCTCTTCGGCGACGGCGCCTTCAGCCTGACCGGCTGGGACTTCGAAACTCTCGTCCGCTACAACCTCCCCTTCGTCGGGATCGTCGGCAACAACTCGTCCATGAACCAGATCCGTTACGGCCAGAAGGCCAAGTACGGCGATGAGCGCGAACGCGTCGGCAACACCCTCGGCGATGTCCACTACGACAAGTTCGCCCAAATGCTCGGCGGTTACGGCGAGGAGGTCCGCGACCCCGCCGATATCGGTCCCGCACTGCAGCGCGCCCGGGAGTCGGGCAAGCCGTCGCTCATCAACGTCTGGGTCGACCCGGACGCGTACGCCCCCGGAACCATGAACCAGACCATGTACAAGTAA
- a CDS encoding ATP-grasp domain-containing protein has translation MDLFEYQARELFEEYGVLVPKAAVADSAKAARTIAERLGGHVVVKAQVKTGGRGKAGEVKLAADPAAAELTARQILGMDIKGHTVHQVMLAQPVDIDTEFYVSYVLDRAAGRFLTNAGFDLARLLAVEDAGLVLALRLRGPGRLPAVGVEGRALGVLGDPMAPVGRIAVTTLDGGDKPAQSDAKASPSPSSGSTSAPPTTGKEYTPATAPRIPLLKAKSNAEGIGTGFEHSDLGATSAAVSYWEDLDLLDDVIARRQWTAIAAKDSPGTIVYRHPEPRIRGPGLLPRHPREGTACSGHFAHSGRLIGGGRGTPDLRPPSCPVSSPFLSLLEAAVSTSVPAASASAVASASASALGPSLGVWLIGARGSVATTVVAGCAAVAAGLHPATGMVTETPPFTDSGLTPLNSLIFGGHDTVSCPLPKRAENLEAGGVLPHGLTPADCPRLHLAQYRTGRSHRHRPGPLERGRRR, from the coding sequence ATGGACCTGTTCGAGTACCAGGCAAGGGAACTCTTCGAGGAATACGGTGTGTTGGTGCCGAAGGCTGCGGTGGCGGACTCGGCCAAGGCGGCACGCACGATCGCGGAACGGCTCGGCGGCCATGTGGTCGTCAAGGCCCAGGTGAAGACCGGCGGCCGCGGCAAGGCAGGCGAAGTCAAACTCGCCGCCGACCCGGCCGCCGCCGAACTGACCGCCCGCCAGATCCTGGGCATGGACATCAAGGGCCACACCGTCCATCAGGTGATGCTGGCCCAACCCGTGGACATCGACACCGAGTTCTATGTCTCCTACGTCCTCGACCGTGCGGCCGGCCGCTTCCTGACGAACGCGGGCTTCGACCTTGCCCGGCTCCTCGCTGTCGAAGACGCCGGTCTCGTGCTCGCGCTGCGGCTCCGGGGCCCGGGGCGGCTCCCCGCCGTTGGTGTAGAGGGTCGCGCGCTCGGTGTTCTGGGTGACCCAATGGCGCCAGTCGGCAGGATCGCCGTCACGACGCTCGACGGCGGCGATAAGCCCGCCCAGTCCGACGCGAAGGCGTCCCCGAGCCCGTCGTCCGGCAGCACCTCGGCGCCGCCGACCACCGGCAAGGAGTACACCCCGGCCACCGCCCCCCGCATTCCGCTGCTCAAGGCTAAGTCGAACGCCGAGGGGATCGGAACCGGCTTCGAGCACTCCGACCTCGGCGCGACGTCGGCCGCCGTCTCCTACTGGGAGGACCTCGACCTCCTGGACGACGTGATCGCCCGCCGACAGTGGACCGCCATCGCCGCCAAGGACTCCCCCGGCACCATCGTATATCGGCATCCAGAACCACGGATCCGAGGACCAGGTCTCCTTCCGCGACATCCGCGTGAAGGAACTGCCTGCTCCGGCCACTTCGCCCACAGCGGGCGACTGATCGGCGGCGGGCGGGGGACGCCGGATCTCCGCCCGCCGTCTTGCCCTGTCTCTTCCCCCTTCCTCTCTCTTCTGGAGGCAGCCGTGTCCACATCTGTGCCCGCCGCATCCGCTTCGGCTGTGGCCTCGGCGTCGGCCTCGGCTCTTGGGCCCTCACTCGGAGTCTGGCTGATCGGCGCACGGGGTTCCGTCGCCACCACGGTCGTGGCGGGATGCGCGGCGGTGGCCGCGGGTCTGCATCCGGCAACAGGCATGGTGACCGAGACACCCCCCTTCACGGACTCCGGCCTGACCCCGCTGAATTCACTGATCTTCGGGGGCCACGACACGGTCAGCTGCCCCCTGCCCAAACGTGCCGAGAACCTGGAGGCAGGCGGCGTACTGCCGCACGGCCTCACCCCGGCCGATTGCCCACGGCTTCACCTTGCGCAATATCGAACAGGCCGCTCGCATCGCCATCGTCCTGGACCGCTGGAACGAGGGCGACGCCGATGA
- a CDS encoding helix-turn-helix domain-containing protein, which yields MRNIEQAARIAIVLDRWNEGDADERYDAVLYAITEHLLTTDTPPTARDLVRIGLRASNRHVETEMHHRGYDPRNLAAGSGALPGFLRYWQHTGRVPWDERLVEAVALAQIWPLLTPLQQQAVTALALTGDHQAAADSLGVGMPTHAARLHKARLAVAALWHEHETPRRPARDKRVLARSGHYRGRRLLTEQDLEALRDRRAEGATLRELAAETGYSAGALCNLLRGKRRPAAAVVGGEAV from the coding sequence TTGCGCAATATCGAACAGGCCGCTCGCATCGCCATCGTCCTGGACCGCTGGAACGAGGGCGACGCCGATGAGCGGTACGACGCCGTGCTCTACGCCATCACCGAGCACCTCCTCACCACCGACACCCCGCCGACCGCCCGCGATCTGGTCCGCATCGGGCTGCGCGCCTCCAACCGGCACGTCGAGACCGAGATGCACCACCGCGGCTACGACCCGCGCAACCTCGCCGCTGGGTCCGGTGCGCTGCCCGGGTTCCTGCGCTACTGGCAGCACACCGGCCGCGTCCCGTGGGACGAACGACTCGTCGAAGCTGTAGCCCTGGCGCAGATCTGGCCGCTGCTCACCCCGCTGCAGCAGCAAGCTGTCACCGCGCTCGCCCTCACCGGCGACCACCAGGCCGCCGCGGACAGCCTCGGCGTCGGGATGCCGACCCACGCCGCGCGCCTCCACAAAGCCCGCCTCGCGGTCGCCGCCCTGTGGCACGAGCACGAGACGCCGCGGCGTCCGGCCCGCGACAAGCGGGTGCTGGCCCGCTCCGGCCACTACCGCGGGCGCCGCCTCCTGACCGAGCAGGACCTGGAAGCGCTCCGCGACCGGCGCGCCGAGGGCGCGACGCTACGCGAACTGGCCGCTGAAACCGGCTACTCGGCCGGCGCACTGTGCAACCTGCTGCGCGGCAAACGTCGTCCCGCGGCTGCCGTCGTCGGGGGTGAGGCAGTGTGA
- a CDS encoding ATP-binding protein, whose protein sequence is MTSPISLCPQLPENALIVLIGASGAGKTTLASTWPASQVLSLDTLRGWVSDDEGCQEATTDAVDALHWLVDRRMARRLNTVIDANVSSDARDPLIAAAKRHGMPAIAVIVATSEDVCLARQIPRPDNRTVPGDTVRAQYKQMVHSIQSLRAQGFNEAFFAGGLNRLEPFLRRLSEAREADLGLDGGDGRGDLLLVRRVFGPEILPMWQWKDGSDVAGGDRVAEIRLGQLYLTLALRTNVDGEGDVGFDVMVPCPFDPECCGYAWAPAYSISCLHRALTGELNTSEDIVCTVHGGFDDVDQEADDHALQALHETVGSVR, encoded by the coding sequence ATGACCTCGCCGATTTCGCTGTGCCCGCAGTTGCCGGAGAACGCGCTGATCGTGCTGATCGGCGCCTCCGGGGCCGGTAAGACGACGCTGGCCAGTACCTGGCCCGCCTCTCAGGTCCTCTCGCTGGACACCCTGCGCGGTTGGGTGAGCGACGACGAAGGGTGCCAGGAAGCCACCACCGACGCCGTCGATGCCCTCCACTGGCTCGTGGACCGCAGGATGGCCCGCCGCCTCAACACGGTCATCGACGCCAACGTGAGCAGCGACGCCAGGGACCCGCTGATCGCCGCCGCCAAGCGCCACGGCATGCCTGCCATTGCGGTGATCGTGGCGACATCGGAAGACGTGTGCCTGGCGCGCCAGATCCCGCGCCCGGACAACCGAACCGTTCCCGGTGACACGGTCCGCGCGCAGTACAAGCAGATGGTCCACTCGATCCAGTCGCTGCGGGCGCAGGGCTTCAACGAGGCCTTCTTCGCTGGGGGCCTCAACCGCCTGGAGCCGTTCCTTCGGCGCCTGAGCGAGGCCCGCGAAGCCGACCTCGGGCTGGACGGCGGTGACGGCCGGGGGGACCTGCTCCTGGTCCGCCGCGTCTTCGGCCCCGAGATCCTTCCCATGTGGCAGTGGAAGGACGGCTCCGACGTCGCGGGCGGCGACCGGGTCGCGGAGATCCGCCTCGGACAGCTGTACCTCACCCTCGCCCTGCGCACGAACGTCGACGGCGAGGGCGACGTCGGCTTCGACGTCATGGTGCCCTGCCCGTTCGACCCGGAGTGCTGCGGCTACGCGTGGGCGCCGGCCTACAGCATCAGCTGCCTCCACCGGGCGCTCACCGGCGAGTTGAACACCAGCGAGGACATCGTCTGCACCGTGCATGGCGGCTTCGATGACGTTGACCAGGAGGCCGACGACCACGCCCTGCAGGCGCTCCACGAAACCGTCGGGAGCGTGCGATGA
- a CDS encoding ASCH domain-containing protein, with translation MTTRLAPYPPLTGSEPCGQPHADHSPATVPSTNGRRAGRPGTKKPRSRRVTPKLSAPDSIRGIAIKQPWTACILHGDKRVENRPRAWASGWRLLHAGAEIDRAALRDPLVARRIRGHELRTRAVLGIVRITGAHTDTGEACSPWAHPERFHLDLDDVHALPLPVPCGGQLGPWRVPLAVFDQVLVQLPDLAPLLTEAPS, from the coding sequence ATGACCACACGCCTCGCCCCGTACCCGCCGTTGACCGGCAGCGAGCCCTGCGGTCAGCCGCACGCCGACCACTCCCCCGCCACCGTGCCGTCCACCAACGGCCGGCGCGCCGGACGGCCAGGCACCAAAAAGCCTCGGAGCCGCCGCGTGACACCGAAGCTCTCCGCCCCGGACTCCATCCGCGGCATCGCCATCAAGCAACCCTGGACGGCCTGCATCCTCCACGGCGACAAACGCGTGGAAAACCGGCCCCGCGCATGGGCGTCCGGTTGGCGCCTGCTGCACGCCGGAGCCGAGATCGACCGCGCCGCGCTGCGCGACCCGCTCGTGGCTCGCAGGATCCGCGGGCACGAGCTACGCACCCGCGCGGTCCTCGGCATCGTCCGCATCACTGGCGCCCACACCGACACCGGCGAGGCGTGCAGCCCCTGGGCGCACCCCGAGCGCTTCCACCTGGACCTGGACGACGTCCACGCGCTGCCGCTGCCGGTGCCCTGCGGCGGACAGCTCGGGCCGTGGCGCGTACCGCTCGCGGTCTTCGATCAGGTCCTTGTCCAGCTGCCCGACCTTGCCCCACTCCTCACGGAGGCCCCGTCATGA
- a CDS encoding protein-L-isoaspartate O-methyltransferase family protein — MPNTTPTDQALDQAIHAVPAEQFHGVDGRAVRPCTPAAVTHRHLRMLDVHPGANVMDIGIGSGLSAALLAQLAGPEGRVTAVEIDPALARRAEALYAEYGHQVAVVVGDGLLGYPQNGPYDRILVGTTPPAIPDAWLQQLKPGGTLLSGVRIADLPGAYAIARITVDDKHQPHQVEIHHGGYTPMVAPAPADTASRAVDTQQPDCSLTPLSDQDPSTIERLLAALRDASHTEPTPAQHADYFHLKNWLIATEPAGLLEATIDHGTGIGLGSLSPNGTAHVAIATDEHLIADHIESSALEVLHALIHQWREAGSPRTHELPARLTRDTDVWQARVSRS, encoded by the coding sequence ATGCCCAACACCACCCCCACCGATCAAGCCCTCGACCAGGCCATCCACGCTGTCCCGGCCGAGCAGTTCCACGGCGTCGACGGCCGGGCCGTACGCCCCTGCACACCTGCCGCTGTCACCCACCGCCACCTGCGCATGCTCGACGTCCACCCAGGTGCGAACGTCATGGACATCGGCATCGGCTCCGGCCTCTCCGCCGCACTCCTCGCCCAACTGGCCGGCCCCGAAGGACGAGTCACGGCCGTCGAGATCGATCCCGCCCTCGCCAGGCGGGCCGAGGCGCTCTACGCCGAGTACGGCCACCAGGTCGCCGTGGTTGTCGGCGACGGTCTCCTCGGATATCCGCAGAACGGCCCGTACGACCGCATCCTCGTCGGCACCACCCCACCGGCCATCCCCGACGCCTGGCTCCAGCAACTGAAGCCCGGGGGCACCCTCCTCAGCGGCGTACGCATCGCTGACCTGCCGGGCGCCTACGCGATCGCCCGCATTACGGTCGACGACAAGCACCAGCCACACCAAGTCGAGATCCACCACGGCGGATACACCCCCATGGTCGCCCCCGCCCCCGCGGACACCGCCTCCCGCGCTGTCGATACACAGCAGCCCGACTGCTCACTCACGCCCCTCAGCGATCAGGATCCCAGCACCATCGAACGCCTCCTCGCCGCTCTGCGCGACGCGTCCCACACCGAGCCCACACCCGCACAGCACGCCGACTACTTCCACCTAAAGAACTGGCTCATCGCCACCGAACCCGCCGGCCTGCTCGAAGCGACCATCGACCACGGCACCGGCATCGGCCTCGGCTCCCTCTCCCCGAACGGCACCGCTCACGTGGCCATCGCCACCGACGAGCACCTCATCGCCGACCACATCGAGTCCTCGGCCCTCGAAGTCCTCCACGCTTTGATCCACCAGTGGCGGGAAGCGGGGTCCCCCCGCACCCACGAACTCCCAGCACGGCTCACCCGCGACACCGACGTCTGGCAAGCTCGGGTCAGTCGCTCCTAG
- a CDS encoding lasso peptide biosynthesis B2 protein, with protein MSIPMAVPARTSRPPLPDRFVAVAALALATALVHTAPLRATLAVARIAKRCTRRPATATEAGRVVAARDWASRFFPGRAACLEMSLAAFLASTLHGKAVDWCIGCRFAPCESHAWIEADTQPVGETNTSDRPFHVTLRT; from the coding sequence TTGAGCATCCCCATGGCCGTACCCGCCCGAACCTCCCGGCCACCCTTGCCCGACCGTTTCGTGGCCGTTGCCGCACTCGCCCTGGCCACCGCCTTGGTGCACACGGCACCGCTACGGGCCACCCTCGCCGTCGCCCGTATCGCCAAACGCTGCACCCGCCGCCCCGCGACCGCCACGGAAGCCGGGCGAGTGGTCGCCGCACGCGACTGGGCCAGCCGGTTCTTCCCAGGCCGCGCCGCCTGCCTGGAGATGTCCCTGGCCGCCTTCCTCGCCTCGACGCTCCACGGCAAGGCCGTGGACTGGTGCATAGGCTGCCGCTTCGCCCCATGCGAGTCACACGCCTGGATCGAAGCGGACACCCAGCCCGTCGGGGAAACGAACACCTCCGACCGCCCCTTCCACGTCACCCTCCGCACCTGA
- a CDS encoding PqqD family protein: MSDLRPAPTVRATITERGGMLLDLRGKGRWYALTFSGALWWRYLAAGATVDEAADHVSALFGADPNRVRTDMRALAQQLLDRRMLRDPARRRWHR, from the coding sequence ATGTCTGATCTCCGGCCGGCGCCCACGGTGCGCGCCACCATCACCGAGCGCGGAGGCATGTTGCTCGACCTGCGCGGCAAGGGGCGGTGGTACGCGCTCACCTTCTCCGGCGCTCTGTGGTGGCGCTACCTTGCCGCGGGCGCGACCGTCGACGAGGCCGCCGATCATGTGTCGGCCCTCTTCGGCGCTGACCCGAACCGGGTACGCACCGATATGCGAGCCCTCGCCCAGCAGCTCCTCGACCGCCGTATGCTGCGCGACCCCGCCCGTAGGAGGTGGCACCGTTGA
- a CDS encoding albusnodin/ikarugamycin family macrolactam cyclase, whose product MFHLSSPGQWSADSSALWSDPRAPVVRGTSVGTTHRVVSDGPVRMAVVGNCYATDRQLRDGLHAARSGQWSALTTWPGSYWAVADDGDTTAVITDVAGTRPVYFAETPDRTHWSTSAQTLALRIGARVDHASVIARLVCATVPEVTGNGSAFQGVRRLAGGHALVIHRDGQHSVEEYEKPRTLHFAEAAAELREALITAVTSRAAAARKLTADFSGGLDSTSLVLLATGIAGAEVLAVTDADATSTNEDVAYAQRAATGQPGLHHELVTDAEGLFFAGLLDAPATDQPFPDAARWRMRAAYQRPCIGHGSDTHLTGSGADTLLATSPYYLADLAQARDISALISHSLARARLRHLPMYAVVAAAVRLSRTTHAAVLRQLAHEITTDPAKAKPEHPARLHWVRASGLHSWLTPQARHALSTRAAIAAEHCTVQPSHTSRHRAWAELREFGTYEAELRNQAHAQGLPHHAPYLDNAVVRAAMAIPTSSRASTTLQKPLLGAALHGLVPDWLLQRRTKGAYDGNAYTGLRHHVTALRDLLTTSELAAEGWIDASAACAELDRLAAGVPGKLAALEALIAAELWLRQHRSRATTSETTEVSHV is encoded by the coding sequence ATGTTCCATCTGAGCAGCCCAGGACAGTGGTCGGCAGATTCGTCGGCGCTTTGGTCCGACCCTCGCGCCCCAGTCGTGCGGGGCACATCAGTCGGCACCACGCATCGCGTCGTCAGCGACGGACCGGTACGGATGGCCGTCGTGGGCAACTGCTACGCCACGGACAGGCAGCTGCGCGACGGACTCCACGCCGCCCGCTCCGGCCAGTGGTCCGCACTCACCACCTGGCCCGGAAGCTACTGGGCCGTGGCAGACGACGGAGATACAACAGCGGTCATCACCGACGTGGCTGGAACACGGCCGGTGTACTTCGCCGAGACACCAGACCGCACACACTGGTCTACGTCGGCGCAAACCCTTGCCCTCCGGATCGGCGCGAGAGTGGACCACGCCTCGGTGATCGCGCGCCTCGTATGTGCCACCGTGCCCGAGGTCACAGGCAACGGAAGCGCGTTCCAGGGCGTACGTCGACTGGCCGGAGGCCACGCACTCGTCATCCACCGCGACGGCCAGCACTCGGTCGAGGAGTACGAGAAGCCTCGAACGCTCCACTTCGCCGAGGCCGCCGCAGAGCTCCGCGAAGCACTTATCACCGCGGTCACCAGCCGAGCTGCGGCAGCCCGCAAGCTGACCGCCGACTTCTCCGGCGGCCTCGACTCCACCTCGCTGGTACTGCTGGCAACCGGCATCGCAGGCGCTGAAGTCCTCGCCGTCACCGACGCGGACGCCACCAGCACCAACGAGGACGTCGCCTACGCCCAGCGGGCGGCCACGGGCCAGCCGGGCCTGCACCACGAGCTCGTGACCGACGCCGAGGGCCTCTTCTTCGCCGGGCTACTGGACGCTCCCGCAACCGACCAGCCGTTCCCCGATGCCGCCCGATGGCGCATGCGCGCCGCGTACCAGCGCCCCTGCATCGGCCACGGAAGCGATACCCATCTCACCGGGTCCGGCGCCGACACCCTGCTCGCCACCTCCCCGTACTACCTCGCCGACCTGGCACAAGCGCGTGACATCTCGGCCTTGATCAGCCACTCGCTGGCCCGTGCCCGTCTGCGCCACCTGCCGATGTACGCCGTCGTGGCGGCGGCCGTCCGCCTCTCGCGCACCACCCACGCCGCGGTCCTCCGGCAACTCGCCCACGAAATCACCACCGACCCGGCCAAGGCGAAGCCGGAGCACCCGGCCCGGCTCCACTGGGTCCGGGCCTCCGGGCTCCACAGCTGGCTGACCCCACAGGCCCGCCACGCCCTCTCGACGCGCGCCGCCATCGCAGCCGAACACTGCACGGTCCAACCGAGCCACACCAGCCGCCACCGCGCCTGGGCCGAGCTGCGCGAGTTCGGCACCTACGAGGCGGAGTTGCGCAACCAGGCCCACGCTCAGGGGCTGCCGCACCACGCTCCCTACCTCGACAACGCCGTCGTCCGCGCCGCGATGGCCATACCAACCTCCTCCCGAGCCAGCACCACACTCCAGAAGCCGCTGCTCGGCGCCGCGCTCCACGGACTCGTACCTGACTGGCTCCTACAACGGCGCACCAAGGGCGCCTACGACGGAAACGCCTACACCGGCCTGCGCCACCACGTCACGGCCCTGCGCGACCTCCTCACCACCAGCGAACTGGCTGCCGAAGGCTGGATCGATGCCTCCGCCGCCTGTGCCGAACTGGACCGCCTGGCTGCCGGCGTGCCCGGGAAGCTCGCGGCCCTCGAAGCGCTCATCGCCGCCGAACTCTGGCTGCGCCAGCACCGCTCCCGCGCCACCACCAGCGAAACAACGGAGGTCTCACATGTCTGA
- a CDS encoding ATP-binding protein encodes MASEPRAAWQPLPRQQAFGHTAVSVRAAREFARDTLAGWGISDRVDDVRLCVSELATNALAHASEGAKGFRVGITLDGRLLRVEVHDNGPGMPRRCAPDDDSDTGRGLLLVSDVADDWGSEAVGQHKVVWAEFKVSSPFWSPASIDGLRHVPARDHRVGSRCPPQHAFHREHVEAAAHPNNEGKYE; translated from the coding sequence ATGGCATCGGAACCACGTGCCGCATGGCAACCGCTGCCGCGGCAGCAGGCATTCGGTCACACCGCTGTGTCAGTACGTGCAGCACGGGAGTTCGCGAGGGACACACTCGCCGGCTGGGGTATCTCGGACCGGGTCGATGACGTCCGTCTGTGCGTATCGGAACTCGCCACCAACGCTCTGGCGCACGCCAGCGAGGGTGCGAAGGGATTCCGCGTAGGGATCACGCTCGATGGCCGCCTCCTGCGCGTGGAAGTTCACGACAACGGGCCCGGCATGCCGAGGCGCTGTGCGCCGGACGACGACAGCGACACCGGAAGAGGTCTTCTCCTCGTGTCGGACGTCGCCGACGACTGGGGCAGCGAAGCGGTGGGACAACACAAGGTCGTATGGGCCGAGTTCAAGGTCTCCTCCCCGTTCTGGTCACCGGCGTCCATCGATGGCCTCCGGCACGTTCCGGCCCGTGACCACCGTGTCGGCTCCAGATGTCCGCCTCAGCACGCGTTCCACCGAGAGCACGTGGAGGCGGCTGCCCATCCCAACAACGAAGGGAAGTACGAATGA
- a CDS encoding helix-turn-helix domain-containing protein codes for MALKRHGFVRHRRAVGFTQESLAEALNVERSTVSRWESGTSAPQPYMRPRLATVLQVSTEDLSELLVLASEEEAPATERTQYAMRYPSRVDLVTIAELRGGMQTLAERYDRMPSATLLAQAGQHVSQVAFLAGEAPAGRVQREMRVLQADAATFMGQLVWDASQRHDHATARSYYAQSVNVARHLRDRTAEGHALLRTCYVALYGANDYREGLSLALETARTTRYTSHVLTGLAMLHAAEAHAFLGEGRECERALAGAERHLEQAHSADAAYDLLSPTHFGRMAGSCYLTLGDYRRAQRLLEMTAVELQDRRKSRAIVLGNLALSWIRSGELDAALATFNDAVNELHGTRGGGGMNVVFRAARELRPWRSEPAVQEAQDRLMALMEAA; via the coding sequence ATGGCGCTCAAACGTCACGGCTTCGTGCGCCATCGTCGCGCAGTGGGCTTCACGCAGGAGAGCCTGGCTGAGGCGCTGAACGTGGAGCGGTCCACCGTCTCGCGTTGGGAATCGGGCACGTCGGCTCCGCAGCCGTACATGCGGCCGCGCCTCGCTACCGTCCTGCAGGTGAGCACTGAGGATCTGAGCGAGCTCCTCGTGTTGGCGTCGGAGGAAGAGGCGCCGGCCACCGAGCGGACCCAGTACGCGATGCGGTACCCGTCACGAGTGGACCTCGTCACGATCGCCGAGCTCCGGGGCGGCATGCAGACGCTCGCAGAGCGCTATGACCGGATGCCCTCCGCCACCCTGCTCGCCCAAGCGGGGCAGCACGTCAGCCAGGTCGCGTTCCTCGCCGGCGAAGCACCAGCGGGCCGCGTACAGCGCGAGATGCGCGTCCTCCAGGCCGACGCCGCCACCTTCATGGGACAACTGGTCTGGGACGCTTCACAACGGCACGACCACGCGACCGCGCGGTCGTACTACGCGCAGAGCGTCAATGTGGCGCGGCATCTGCGCGACCGGACCGCAGAGGGTCACGCTCTCTTACGTACGTGCTACGTAGCTCTCTATGGCGCCAACGACTACCGCGAAGGGCTCAGCCTCGCGCTGGAAACGGCTCGTACGACGCGGTACACAAGTCACGTACTGACCGGTCTTGCCATGCTGCATGCCGCCGAAGCCCATGCCTTCCTCGGAGAGGGCCGCGAATGCGAGCGCGCGCTGGCCGGTGCGGAGAGGCATCTGGAACAGGCCCACAGCGCGGATGCCGCCTATGATCTCCTCTCTCCCACGCATTTCGGACGGATGGCGGGCTCCTGCTACCTCACCCTCGGCGACTACCGCAGGGCCCAACGGCTTCTTGAGATGACTGCGGTGGAGTTGCAGGACCGGCGCAAGTCCCGTGCGATCGTCTTGGGCAATCTCGCACTGTCCTGGATCCGCAGCGGAGAGCTCGATGCCGCGCTGGCCACCTTCAACGATGCCGTAAACGAACTGCACGGCACGCGCGGAGGTGGTGGGATGAACGTCGTCTTCCGCGCTGCCCGCGAGCTGCGTCCCTGGCGGAGCGAGCCGGCGGTGCAGGAGGCGCAGGACCGGCTGATGGCTCTGATGGAAGCGGCGTGA